One Misgurnus anguillicaudatus chromosome 5, ASM2758022v2, whole genome shotgun sequence genomic window, gtactctgaaaaagagagtataaaaatcgagtgtctgtatacgtctcaccactgttttaaacacagctcatttttccattcactccaccccctcccgtctgggtttcttctaaagccacgcccccaaaacacatgaacgcgcgacaCCGACAGCTTTGCTGGGAGAAGGATTTACCTCAGACAAggggagaggaaggagcgcggtgcatgaaataacatcaagtcacactcacatgtaataatacacctaactttatcactaggaatataaacagataggatggattttagtactcactattaagccagtgttttgcatgtaagagtttccgtgatgaaagcattgttgactctgatgaggactacacttcacagacaataccgctaccgcatcatcgactcgaggaaaagccacgtgatatttactctcgtttgattgcttcgtttattcctttttttgccttgtttgccttcgctgactggatatgcaggtactgtgagttctgaatgcacttTCTGACAGTTCTAAATGCACTTTCTCTGccatacttttgctcttcctagagtgcctcgtgcacattcaaatcaatcgggtgtgcgcatgtctggacagtggtgccatggtcgcgaaAGAGAGTGATATTCGCGCAagctaatcatttgtttcgtcccgaatggaaataattaccTGTGTTTGACACAGTCGTGGGAGGTCTGCGGACACTGGAGTTttgtactctctttttcagagtgcTTGCATTTTGATTATGCGTTTGTATGtggagacagtttaaacaaatttgtaaggAAGTTTTTTGGATgattcctgcctaccctgcctttaagctTGTCTATTCACCTTATGACTTCaacttcaatatttaaaatgctttgcaagttaaataaagaaaaaaatcagaaaattcAGGGAAtgatcaaacaaaaaaaatcgaacaacaaaaaatatatattttgaagtGTACCTTTAtacaacttttattttagtgCGATCTTGTGTTTCTTCTGTTTTataacaaaaatgtgtttttcttgCGTTTGCTCCATATGGGTCAACAATGTCAGAGACTCATGTCCAatatttgaatttttcttgaaacttttttttctgtgtgtgttCGAGTATATTAGGAGTGCGTATGTTGCGCCAAGACCCCGTGGAGTGTCTATTCGCATTCATTTGTAGCTCTAATAATCACATCTCACGGATTCAGGGCATGATTGACCGACTGTGTCAGACACTCGGGACGTCCCTCTGCACGCTCGATGGTGTGGCCTACCATGATTTTCCCTCTTTGCAAGTTCTTGCAGGTACACTTAACACACACAGTAACACACACACTACTGCAGATGTCACATAATCGCGAACCATAATTcagcctttcatttgccaatATAAACCCACCAAAAGTATTTGTTGTGAttgactgttttctacataaaatcatgtaaagaacattctgtgaaaaataaccttgatatctttactaTTCACttaagtaaggtcatgtcaaagattgaaaatgaaatgaaatcaatgagtgatgCATAGCATCTCAAAATTACAttaagactttagcctggattttacagagaGGGTCACAAATGTCATGACAGTCACATACATCACACTTTTTGTACACCTgcttaacaaataaaaaaatacagaatgaaCGGacaattgttttattattaagaaAGCAGAGAACACAGAGATAAACATGAACTTACAACAGCTATATTCAAAATGAGTTAGCTGGCATTACAGTCAATAATACAGTTTAAGGGTCATTAATACACAAATATTTCACCTCAGACCTCTGTAGTACCTCATATAAAAAATCATGAAAgtgttaattattttttgtttgtgtatgtgacAGATGACAGCGTGGAAATGCGTTTGCGTGATTTAGGTTTTGGTTACCGTGCTCGATTCCTGCAACAGAGCGCTCAGATCATTATGAACTCTCATGGTCCAGACTGGCTCAAGTCACTCCGCAGCGCCCCCTACATGCAGGCCAGAGATGCACTTAGAGCACTTCCTGGAGTTGGTCTAAaagtaattatatatatatatatatatatattctgtatataCTATGGCTAAAACATACTCTACACACAATAAATGTGAACACTACTAGCTATTCAATTCCTACAATGTTGCATTCTCAACAGTGTCAGGTgcaatattaaaggggacatatcatgaaaatctgactttttccatgtttaagtgctatagtttaagtattgtgaaatgtctcctttaaggCCCAGGCATACTTTATTTTCTGCATCCTGTAAGATCCTGCACAGTTGAGCATTCAAGTCTTTCAAAGTATTGACTGTGAGTGCAGATAGGCACACTGTGATTATAAAGAGATCTTTACTTCATTACGTCATCCATGAACATGAGTTCTGTCAGATTGATTCCTGTCACAGCGTCATCAAGCTATGGCCGTTGTTGATCTTTAGTGACACCTATCggcaaaaaaagcattttgtgcATTCAATGTCATAAACATTTGAGGGTTACTATTATCCAGATTTGTTACTCTGACTTACACCTTTACAAAAACATTGAGAGCAATGCATTGGTCAATAtatttgtgtgcatgtgtggaGCATGTTGCAGGCACAGTCTTTGTTCTAGCTTTGAGGACACATCCGTCATATCTTGTCTCTCTAAAATGTACTTACACCCGGGTTTCAGGTGGCCGACTGTGTGTGTCTGATGTCATTGGACAAATCTGAGGCTGTTCCTGTGGACACACACGTGTGGCAGATCTCCAGACGTGACTACAACTGTGCTGCTGGCAGTACACAAAAAACCCTGACTGATAAAGTCTACAAAGACATTGGTTAGTGCATGAAAATATACAGACACGCCCATATGTCTTTCTTACTGAtgtttgttaaggtatttaaacaAAGCGTTGCTGCAGACGTAACCAACACCTCAAAGTGTGCAGCTTGTTGAAAGGCTCTTATTTTAATACGAAAATTACAATATAGCACTTTATACAATACAGATTGTGTCAAagctttacagtaaaaaacaacaatgcaAACTTCATCAAAGTACAGCAGTACGTATGATAAAGTCAATTAGTTCTGGTTGAGTTTGATCAGTTTAAAGTTGGTGAAGACTATAAGCATTCACTAACATACTCACAGAATAGCGATGTAACGTTTCATATCATCTTAAAACTTCACCAGTAAACTGCCTAAACATCTTTTATTTTTGCTACATTTGCCTTTGGCCTGTTTGCTTAACGTTTTAGTGAcgattttctgtaaaaatgctttaaaacactagggggcagtttcctggacggttttatcaaataaaccttacaaaaataaacaatactgtTGAGCATCTTGAGACAAGACAAtgtcactgatatatgttaaggtATGTCagtataaagttttttttatttctattaatTAATCCAGCCTTATCCAGGAAAGTCCCAACAAAGTGTTTTAAACGCTATACAAAGTAGAAAATGACTTGAATCACATTGCAATACCCTGAAGCTTTACATGAgcaagaaacattttcttcagaaaatataaaaatcatgtttcttttaaaatacAGTGTGTGAAGGGAATCATTTATAACTTTTGTATCTCTATTTGCAGGTGATTTCTTTCGAAATCTCTGGGGTCCTTATGCTGGCTGGGCTCACTCTGTGAGTAATACTGCACTACATTTATTGGATAACATttgtaatttacattttaatgaccTCATGACTTCGGTCTCTTTCTGTACCTTAGGTACTTTTTTGTGCTGATTTAAAAAGATTTCAGAAGCTTAAGGAAGATATTCCTGTACTGAAAGATGAGAAAAAAGAGCCAAAGAAGATGAAAGTAAAAAGAGATGACAGAGATgaagaaaaacagaaaaagaggAAAAACGGCAAGAAGCGTCAGAGGACATAACTCCGTGAATAATGTCCATCATGTAATCTAATCTGCTCAAACTACAGCCAGCCTGCTTTAATACAGTGTGCTCTTTTTTATTACTGTGAATGAATCTGTTGCATTAAAGTGCagttatttcattgctaaaaaaacaacggtatttgtgtatttggtataatacaatgtgttcgcgtggtttatgataaaaaacattattttccacataccgtacatttttgtagctccagataaaCTGCTTTTCTCAAACactctgattttgtacaaaacttattgatctgaaaagtgctgtgtccctgattggccagctaatatgtacgttgtgattggcctgaatacctctgacggcagccggaaatgtgatgctcctgcccatgtttgaaagattcactcaatacaatgctgacaggagttaacttgcaGGCTGAGTccaaagcaggaggaattatgataatgtctaTCTTGTCCATGTCAACTGGCCCAGGAATAAACTGTTGcccacaatctgtgtgtttgttgtagtccaagaaaagagaaaaacgatttaaaatcaaaatcgtgacacccttagtaAAATGGTGAATcgacctgattttgccaagtgagagatgtcctcagggcaacatattgtgttgacccaaggacaacatctTTGTAAATTAAACCTCAACCCACCCCAACCATAACTGAACCCTAAAATCAAAGGGAAATTATAAGTGAACAACAATGGTCTAGAACAGGTCtagtcaactggcggcccgcggCCAAATGCAGCCctccaatcatctttatccggcACGCCGGTCATCTTTGTCTGATCTAAAATCAGCGATCTAAtttgagctttggatgcatAAAAAAACTTGTGCGACTGCAACGCCTGGACACGCCGACCaaaagtgatgtatttcagtgtgttccaatcAACTGGGCTGAGGCTGCTGAAATTGTACTGAAATTGTGGTATTTTGTCAGGAACCTGAGAAATAGTCAACATGAGAAGGTCATCACCCACAAAATTTGGAGGAGTTCTACTGAACAAGGGTGTATTATACCTTTTTGGACACCATTACTCAAGAGATGATCAAACAATTAAAATGGCAGGATAATAATTCAACTGGCAATATCCTTAAAGGCTTTACACTGTATAACAATATAGCATCCAAATTGTTAAAATGAGTTGTTCCTGGTGATTTTTAACAATTTGAATGAACAGAGTCAGCAAGTTTTGTAGGGTTGAGGGAAAGGGTAAAGTGTTTTATGTCTACTACTCCTTCCCCTAATGTCCAGGAAATGCTCATGTGCCTAAAAGATGAGATTGAGACTGTCTCTGTCTCAACTAAAAATATGCTGCATTTTTTGTCTCTACATCGATGTTTGAAATGTCCTTTTCGAAGTTAAAATTGGTGAAAAATACAGCCTTTGTCTTGGAAGTCTGTGTAATAAAGAAAGCCTCTCTGATTGCAATGTCTTGCTCAATTGAGAGTAGCAACAAGTCAACCACGAGGAAGTTCATTAACCTTTTTAAAAACACCACAGAAAGACGAGTACCGCTTTaaatacagatttaaaaaaaaaaggttagaCATACtacattttcactgacagcccaaatttagccTTGTTTTAACATCTGGGCAGTGTTTGGATGtctattaaatgtattttatacacaaaattgcttgctgggctCTTATTGAGTCCATCTCGGactattattgttttttttaaatgtcgctCTTGGTTCTAGCATCATATATATCAGATGTCAGATTCTCAACTGTGAGGTCCACTTTCCTGCAGTGTTTAGCTGTTAGTGTTTAGAGATGTTCTGACAGTTATCAAAGAATGGCATTGCTTAAAGCCTCTTAGAGAAAAAAACAGCAGCACTGCATAAGTGACTCAATCCAGTCTTTTTTTTGTGCTCATGTTATTTTTGTCTCTGAATGAATGATAtgatataaatattatattatttgatGGTTTACTGTTAACATGGTTTTAGATTATATTTGATATAACATATAtagaattatatatataatttttttaattttatatacatacacacacgacaatatttgtgtttgtgtgtgtgtgtgtgcgcgtgtaaTTTCACTATTGAGTCAGATGTACTCGCTTGTCAGAACTAACAACAGTCACTGAATGTcactgcacacacaaacacacagttttGTGCCCCTCCTGCTGCCAAAACAGCTCTGATGCATAGAGGGATGTAGCCTACTGCACAAGACCTCTAAACATGCGCTGTGTTATCTGGCAGCAAGACATTAGCAGCAGATCCTTTGCATGGTCTGACCTAGATCGAATTTGTTAATACAGCACATCCAATATATGTTAAATCGTATTGAGATCTGGAGATTTTGGAGGCAAAGGCAACACCCTGAACTCTTTTACAGATGCCTTAAACCATTCCTGAACAATTCTGCACTATTATCCTGCTTAAAAAGACCACCATCATCAGTTAACACACCATTGCCATGAAGGGGTGTATGTGGTATGTGTTAAAGTAACATCCACATGAATGCCAGGACCCGATGTTTCCTAGCAGAACATTATCCAGAGCATAACACTGCTTCCATTGTCCTGACTTCTCATAGTGTATTACACTTAGACATCCagttgttttaaaatacgaCGTGATTCATCAGACCAGACAACTTTCCTCTACTGCTCCATGGTGCAGTTCTGATGCTAACTAGTTTATGATGATGAGCATGGGTACTCTGACTAGTCTGTAGTTACACAGCCCTATCCGATTGTTAAGTCATCATGACGTAAGGAATACTGTTTCCGGGTCCAAGCCTCCAATCATTTTAACAGAGGTTATTATTTAAACTGCTGTttatgagcactatttattcatattacacatttaagtgaaaattttatAAATTCACAGTGTACACTCGGGGCTCACAGAATCTGAcagaaatatattaataatttgtaaaaaaaatccatgacAATGAGTCCATGTCTGGTCATCTCTGATTTTGTTGTGGAGATAAAAAGTAGGATTTGTTTCTTCTAaggcagcattccaaggcaggaaggcatcaaggcatgttcAAATTGCATTTCCCTGAGCTGCcgtcatgcctccgaagtcattgcctcatgaggcagttaggcaacaagtcagctccTATGTTTTTTGCCACCTTTCTATGGGCAGCATTAATTAATTCCCCGCCaaccttttttgtgattttcccaaaggtttcacaaaatgccttccaggaaaattttcttctataactatataaacatacaattatattgaatgaaagaacagaccctctacttttaaacaaacaacaggcggaaaaaaacgtttcatcctatctctttttataacctcttaaatatgggtaggtttcttcaaaattaccaaattttgagcaaaaagctgaaataaatgcattttataaaggaattttgttagagatcagattcagaacgattaataataattattaatgtttatatagcaattttctgcagcactcaagGCACTTTACATATGATTCGGGGaatcttctcaaccaccaccaatgtgcagcatccacctggatgttAAATGTTTGTAGTCCCAGCCTCAGACTTGACGCCCACGGACCGTTGGCTGAACATTTGATGCATATACGGCACACTTAACTGGAAACACTTCAGCAGCTTCGATTTTGTTGTAATTGTAAGATGACTCTTAGATCTTAACATGTACATAATTAgacttagattttttttgcatggcattgtcaggatcctgccagatccttgtttgtatttagatctagtcAGCATGGCAAGGTTCTGACAGTACGATGTTctatgtgggagatgcgtggtttaagtattggtttattctgaccacgcatttcccgggtctcgtcacttttccCCCAATCCCTTACATGTAATGATTTCCAGGTGtatgtcatttattttgtccctatttaagagtccttgtgtttgttgccCTTTATGGGTTCGTCATTGTTACAGTGTGGTCTGTAGTCTACCAATGAGGTTTTGCTTTGTATTCTCCTGTTCCTGTTAAgtgttttgtttatgataatgTTTAGTGTAGTCTAGTGCGATTAGTATATTCCCTGTTctgtttaccccctcgtgggttttgttttcagttttgttaaataaattattacttTATACCTGTCACGTCTGCATCTGGGTTCTCTCCGTGTCCGATTCCTGACAGGCTTCAATGCACCCCCCACATCactttgcaaaaaaataaaggtaGAAAAACAGCTTTAGAGACTTTAATAAGAAGTTAATATTGTGAGTTAAATTTAAGACACAATATTGTCAGTTTGCTCTATTTCAACAAGAAAAATTGTTCAAAGAAACTTCCAGAAGACCTGTGTCTCTTAGCATTAGCAACTAAAAAAACTCACTCAAAATTAAAAGCATGTTAGTTCTCAGGAATGTGCAATTGCAAAACCAAAATCAACGAGAAATTAATTCTTTATTCGTACTCATCCATCATCTTCCACCTCTTCTTCATACTCTTCCTCATCCTCTTACACATACTTATCCATAATCTACCacctcttcctcatactcttccttggctgatataaacacacaacacatcTGTAGACTCTGAGCTAGATTATATAGTGGTAAAAACCACTCAGGTTGTATATCGTAGGTTGTATGATTAAGCtatggttaaaggaatagtctactcattttcaatattaaaatatgttattacctaactaagaattgttgatacatccctctatcatctgtgtgcgtgcacgtaagcgctggagcgcgctatgacgcttcgatagcatttagcttagccccattcattcaatggtaccatttagagataaagttagaagtgaccaaacacatcaacgtttttcctatttaagacgagtagttatacgagcaagtttggtggtacaaaataaaacgtagcgcttttctaagcggatttaaaagaggaactatattttatggcgtaatagcacttttgggagtacttcgactcgcctgaaaagtccgctccccttctcactctcataatgggagagggagggtgttactgcgccgagtcgaagtactcccaaaagtgccaccacgccacaaaatgtagctcctcctccaaatccgcccagaaaagcgccacgtttcaccttgtaccaccaaacttgcccGCACAACTACTCGtctcaaacaggaaaaacgttgatgtgcctGGTCACCTCCAACCttatctctaaatggcaccattgaacgaatggggccaagccaaatgccatcgaagcgtcacagcgcgctccagcgcccacgtgcacgcacacagatgacagagggatgcatcaacaactcCCAGCCAAGGCAATAACACATtccaatattgaaaatgagtagactattcctttaactgctaGTGACATTACTCTTAcatttaaagagccagtaagatgccaattttaagcgtcctatcactgtttataagtcccggacaacgggtttaaatgcatgcaaggtcaaaaaacacaatatatttcccaaaatatatatttcaaattaccccatttctcagagatccccaaacgattcgtgtgaagcctTTCAACGACTCAGTATGTCTAAACCACCTTTCAGTAgtctactctgctctgattggtcaactgacagagtctccccacagaccacagatcagtggcacagaccaacaatagtgcaacatgtattgacctagtgctaacatgatttaatgaGAAGACATcatcgacatcaatacacatcattcatcattattccaagcaataaaaacgatgatagaaactaacattttacactcatttaagcatttatgtaaactaaccagGTCATAGCAAAACTGTAAGTGAGCATGCATTacccgcttgctaacgtgactcccTGACACTATATTAAGAGTTTACAACAACATCAATacatatcattcatcattagtccAGGTTATAAACGAAgacagacattaacatttttacactcatttaagcaagtatgtagctataatcatacttacaggttgtggttaggagacgcatgttgtcccaaataaagtgggtactgaaccatctttcattgccaaacgtctagtaaatccctccgtgaaaaagtaattttaaccactgattcttcacagccaaacgtctagtaaatccctcagtgaaaaaagtcattttaaccacagattcttccttaaaacaacacaaactgaaaacacagcgtgatatgatgtttacacactaactagctgtgggcaagtgatagttttcgtttctcccgcgGGCAAAGCTGTAGGCGGcgattattatgcaaagtgaTGGTATGAATGACGTCGATGAAGTCAGGCAGGAGATTTAATCCATatgacgactcgtttcagcgattcagagtcgactccctactttagaagccaatagcTTTATTAATCGTGCCCTTTTTGGTTCAACAACTTTGCACactgtttacattgatggacagctacatgacacactgcaatacaggtcagttttgatttttgatctgtgtggctctttaaatgGCTAAACGCTTTCAGAACAGTTTGGGCAGAGGTCTTGTGGTCTTCTTTCTGCAGGCAGCGAATGATAGAACGCATGGATCCTTTACAGCCTTGGTTATCCCAAAATTCTGTATGTAATGGCTGGATATAATGGCTGAATATTTagcaataaacatttaaaacttttatttaataaaagtgtgtatttggtaggaaaattaaatcttttgcatatcgttaacatgtactaatacacattttcacaccaaaggaaatataaaatcgtgaattggaccatagttgctcttttAATAATGTTAGACACATTTACAAGCTAACTATTTAGGTTTGATTCAGTTTATATGGAGTACTTCTATTTTCAAGTAGATTAATATTTTGGTGGAGCACTGCCCTACCTCTGCCCATAGACGAGCCACGGCTGCTGTCTAGGCTACTACATGTTTAAGGTTTCGCCGAAAGATGTTTAGGCCACTGGGAATTTGGTTTAGAGGACTTTTGTGATTTAGCAACTTGCAATTACAACATTATCAaattacagcaactcatcactagtcaagcaacaattttgttttatggtaaTGAAAGTATAATTTGGTATTAGGAATTATTTAACATAGTAAAAACACTCAGACATTATTGGGCACTGACATTCAGAATATGATGTATTTTTTCCATCAGAAACAATGATAGGTGCTCATTTTAAGCAATACACGGTGCAATGCTTTATTCAACCAcataaataatcaaaacaagcaacaaac contains:
- the ogg1 gene encoding N-glycosylase/DNA lyase isoform X1, with product MSQHALLSAGCKAWRSLSCPQSELWLNLTLGCGQTFRWRETADGHWTGVMQGKVWTLTQTENTLWYYVYGHQINAEEENGVKCKIKEEKSSKVMINMNQVEGDLCTVMSELDNKDEERLREYFQLDVKLGDLYRDWSTLDPHFKQIANVFTGVRMLRQDPVECLFAFICSSNNHISRIQGMIDRLCQTLGTSLCTLDGVAYHDFPSLQVLADDSVEMRLRDLGFGYRARFLQQSAQIIMNSHGPDWLKSLRSAPYMQARDALRALPGVGLKVADCVCLMSLDKSEAVPVDTHVWQISRRDYNCAAGSTQKTLTDKVYKDIGDFFRNLWGPYAGWAHSVLFCADLKRFQKLKEDIPVLKDEKKEPKKMKVKRDDRDEEKQKKRKNGKKRQRT
- the ogg1 gene encoding N-glycosylase/DNA lyase isoform X2; translation: MSQHALLSAGCKAWRSLSCPQSELWLNLTLGCGQTFRWRETADGHWTGVMQGKVWTLTQTENTLWYYVYGHQINAEEENGVKCKIKEEKSSKVMINMNQVEGDLCTVMSELDNKDEERLREYFQLDVKLGDLYRDWSTLDPHFKQIANVFTDDSVEMRLRDLGFGYRARFLQQSAQIIMNSHGPDWLKSLRSAPYMQARDALRALPGVGLKVADCVCLMSLDKSEAVPVDTHVWQISRRDYNCAAGSTQKTLTDKVYKDIGDFFRNLWGPYAGWAHSVLFCADLKRFQKLKEDIPVLKDEKKEPKKMKVKRDDRDEEKQKKRKNGKKRQRT